A single region of the Methanofollis sp. genome encodes:
- a CDS encoding thioredoxin family protein yields the protein MTEGTDLVEVTDTTWEAAVEKGKGPAVVMFYSPTCPFCKQIEPFFRQFAGEHRGQILFARLNAIGNAGTAERYAVRQTPSFLFFCGGKAIQQIVGAAFPALLKKNIDDFLKHGEGCAQSSTEIDYDISGYA from the coding sequence ATGACTGAGGGTACCGATCTGGTGGAGGTGACCGACACCACCTGGGAGGCGGCGGTCGAGAAAGGGAAGGGACCTGCCGTGGTGATGTTCTACAGCCCCACGTGCCCCTTCTGCAAGCAGATTGAACCTTTCTTCAGGCAGTTTGCAGGGGAGCACCGGGGCCAGATCCTCTTTGCACGCCTGAATGCAATAGGCAATGCCGGGACGGCCGAGCGCTATGCTGTGCGCCAGACCCCTTCGTTCCTCTTCTTCTGCGGTGGAAAGGCGATCCAGCAGATCGTCGGTGCGGCGTTCCCTGCGCTGTTGAAGAAGAACATCGACGACTTCCTGAAGCATGGCGAGGGGTGTGCACAGAGCAGCACGGAGATCGATTATGATATCAGCGGGTATGCATGA
- a CDS encoding phosphate uptake regulator PhoU, protein MEIRKVQVTGGSSYIVSLPKEWVLASNIKKNDPLGLIAQQDGTLLVTPRIDAVAAQRTKEFPVSATTDQAFLYRCLVGAYIAGYTTITLRAQGRMPPSIRIQVREFTQMAIGQEVVEETETSVTIKDLLNPVEMPFEKTITRMAVIAKGMHQDGIEALRSGNQKLAEDVIVRDNDVDRLQWLIARQCHLVLDDPAVSRRMNVTPAAAMSYFLTSRIIERIGDHGTRIAKNAIVLLKEGIDTGMAAMIGEASGTSQAIFDRAISSLFSEDLESANAAIQQVADLEKKARAINKAALKYAPATATALVSLSDSIRRIGEYSTDICENTINILIDREAGGKH, encoded by the coding sequence ATGGAGATCAGAAAGGTGCAGGTCACCGGGGGTTCGTCCTATATCGTATCCCTCCCGAAAGAGTGGGTTCTTGCCTCAAATATTAAGAAAAACGATCCCCTCGGCCTGATCGCCCAGCAGGACGGCACGCTTCTCGTCACACCCAGGATCGATGCCGTCGCCGCCCAGAGGACGAAGGAGTTCCCGGTGAGCGCAACCACCGACCAGGCCTTCCTGTACCGCTGTCTTGTCGGGGCGTACATCGCCGGGTACACCACGATCACCCTCAGGGCGCAGGGAAGGATGCCGCCGTCCATCAGGATCCAGGTCAGGGAGTTCACCCAGATGGCTATCGGACAGGAGGTCGTGGAGGAGACCGAGACCTCGGTCACCATCAAGGACCTGCTCAACCCTGTCGAGATGCCCTTCGAAAAGACGATCACACGGATGGCGGTGATCGCAAAGGGCATGCACCAGGACGGCATCGAGGCCCTGCGGTCCGGCAACCAGAAACTTGCCGAGGACGTCATCGTGCGGGACAATGACGTGGACCGCCTCCAGTGGCTCATCGCCCGCCAGTGCCACCTGGTGCTCGACGACCCCGCGGTCTCCCGTCGGATGAACGTCACCCCGGCGGCGGCGATGAGTTATTTCCTCACCTCCCGGATCATCGAACGGATCGGGGACCACGGTACCAGGATTGCAAAGAACGCGATCGTCCTCCTCAAGGAGGGAATCGACACCGGGATGGCGGCGATGATTGGTGAGGCGAGCGGGACATCCCAGGCGATCTTCGATCGTGCGATCTCCTCTCTCTTCAGCGAGGACCTGGAGAGTGCCAATGCGGCCATTCAGCAGGTCGCCGATCTCGAGAAAAAAGCGCGTGCGATCAACAAGGCGGCGCTGAAGTACGCCCCTGCCACGGCGACGGCGCTCGTTTCACTTTCCGACAGCATCCGGAGGATCGGCGAATACTCCACCGATATCTGTGAAAACACCATCAACATCCTCATCGACCGGGAGGCCGGGGGCAAGCATTAA
- a CDS encoding phosphate ABC transporter substrate-binding protein: MKNSKTLFLAVPLLALLLIATLFSGCTGGGGDTTPESLSVTGSTTVLPVAQKAAEAYMDTDLQADIQVSGGGSSVGVQAVGEGTADIGMASRDLKDSEKEKYPDLVQHVVAKDGIAVIVHPANTVETVTTAQVKAIYQGAITNWKELGGPDMAVVVVGRDSASGTREFFQEAVMNKEDFVPSQLEKNSNGAVKQTIAQTPGAIGYVGLGYIDPTVKALKVDVNGTAVKPTVAAVVSGDYPIARSLNMFTKGEASGLAKEYLDFIVSPEGQKIVEEEGFVPVA, encoded by the coding sequence GTGAAAAACAGCAAGACACTCTTCCTTGCCGTGCCTCTCCTGGCACTTCTCCTGATTGCGACCCTCTTCTCCGGCTGCACGGGCGGCGGAGGCGACACGACACCGGAGAGCCTCTCGGTCACCGGCTCCACGACCGTCCTCCCTGTCGCCCAGAAGGCGGCCGAGGCGTACATGGATACAGACCTGCAGGCTGACATCCAGGTGAGCGGCGGCGGTTCCAGTGTCGGCGTCCAGGCCGTCGGCGAGGGCACCGCCGATATCGGCATGGCCTCCCGCGACCTGAAGGATTCGGAGAAAGAGAAATATCCCGACCTGGTCCAGCACGTCGTGGCGAAGGACGGGATCGCCGTGATCGTCCACCCCGCGAACACCGTGGAGACAGTCACCACCGCACAGGTGAAGGCGATCTACCAGGGCGCCATCACGAACTGGAAGGAACTCGGCGGCCCTGACATGGCGGTCGTCGTCGTCGGCAGGGACAGCGCCTCAGGCACCCGCGAGTTCTTCCAGGAGGCCGTCATGAACAAGGAGGACTTCGTTCCCAGCCAGCTTGAGAAGAACTCGAACGGTGCGGTGAAGCAGACCATCGCCCAGACGCCGGGCGCCATCGGCTATGTCGGCCTCGGGTACATCGACCCCACGGTGAAGGCGCTGAAGGTCGATGTGAACGGCACGGCCGTCAAACCGACAGTCGCCGCCGTCGTCAGCGGGGACTACCCGATCGCCCGTTCCCTCAACATGTTCACGAAGGGCGAGGCCTCCGGCCTTGCGAAAGAGTACCTCGACTTCATCGTGAGTCCTGAAGGGCAGAAAATCGTCGAAGAAGAGGGCTTTGTCCCGGTCGCCTGA